A single region of the Malus sylvestris chromosome 8, drMalSylv7.2, whole genome shotgun sequence genome encodes:
- the LOC126632748 gene encoding COP9 signalosome complex subunit 5b-like — translation MDAQIAQQTWELENNVIPMDTPPSVAKPKADPTADAIFYYDEAAQVKFQQEKPWANDPHYFKRVKISALALLKMVVHARSGGTIEVMGLMQGKTDGDAIIVMDAFALPVEGTETRVNAQADAYEYMVDYSQTNKQAGRLENVVGWYHSHPGYGCWLSGIDVSTQMLNQQYQEPFLAVVIDPTRTVSAGKVDIGAFRTYPDGYKPPDDPVSEYQTIPLNKIEDFGVHCKQYYSLDITYFKSSLDTHLLDLLWNKYWVNTLSSSPLLGNGDYVAGQISDLAEKLEQAENHLAHSRFGPLITPPQRKREEESQLAKITRDSAKITVEQVHGLMSQVIKDILFNSVRQSNRSLLQPSLTEPSSDPEPMVES, via the exons ATGGACGCGCAAATAGCCCAGCAGACATGGGAGCTCGAGAACAACGTAATCCCCATGGACACGCCGCCGAGCGTGGCGAAGCCGAAGGCGGACCCGACGGCCGACGCCATATTCTACTACGACGAGGCGGCTCAGGTCAAGTTCCAGCAGGAGAAGCCCTGGGCCAACGACCCCCACTACTTCAAGCGCGTCAAGATCTCCGCCCTCGCGCTCTTGAAGATGGTTGTGCACGCCCGGTCTGGCGGGACCATCGAGGTCATGGGCCTCATGCAGGGCAAGACCGACGGCGACGCCATTATCGTCATGGACGCTTTTGCTTTGCCTGTTGAAGGGACTGAGACTAGGGTTAATGCTCAGGCTGATGCCTATGAGTATATGGTGGATTATTCCCAAACCAATAAGCag GCGGGGCGGTTGGAGAATGTGGTTGGGTGGTACCATTCTCATCCGGGTTATGGATGCTGGCTCTCGGGTATTGATGTTTCGACGCAGATGCTTAACCAGCAATATCAGGAGCCCTTTTTGGCTGTTGTTATTGATCCAACTCGGACAGTGTCTGCTGGAAAAGTTGACATTGGTGCATTCAGGACGTACCCAGATGGATATAAGCCTCCAGACGATCCTGTCTCCGAGTATCAGACCATTCCTCTGAACAAAATTGAGGACTTTGGTGTTCACTGTAAACAG TATTATTCTCTGGATATCACTTATTTCAAGTCTTCTCTTGACACTCACCTCTTGGATCTGCTCTGGAACAAGTATTGGGTGAATactctttcttcctcaccttTATTGGGTAATGGAGACTATGTTGCTGGACAAATTTCTGATCTAG CTGAAAAGCTAGAGCAAGCGGAGAATCATTTGGCTCATTCTCGCTTTGGGCCATTAATAACACCCCcacaaagaaagagagag GAAGAATCCCAACTTGCCAAAATTACTCGTGACAGTGCAAAGATAACTGTCGAGCAGGTGCATGGTCTGATGTCACAG GTTATCAAGGACATTCTTTTCAATTCTGTACGCCAATCCAACAGATCTCTCCTACAGCCATCTCTCACAGAACCATCTTCTGACCCCGAACCAATGGTTGAAAGTTGA